The following DNA comes from Erigeron canadensis isolate Cc75 chromosome 3, C_canadensis_v1, whole genome shotgun sequence.
TTAGTAAGACTAGGTGATTTCTTCTGTTTGGATAAATCAAgtataaatatatcaatattCCATTTCCGGGCTACAAGTCGTTGGGATCGGTCTCCCTCACCTTTAATACATTGGATCCGTCAATGGTAGTAGTGGCCCTATCACAGCTGCATCAGCTGGTGCTTTCTGTTGATAAGGTTGTTCAGCGTTTGGTCCTGGTGGTGGCATGGTAGAAGGATGAGACAATGGAGGATATTGTTGATACGATAGAGGTGAACCATATGATGGTGGTGGCCCAGGTTGAAAATAAAGCGGATAGTAATGCCCACCATCTTGAGATGGGAACGATGGTGGTGGATAAGCAGCTAACTCAGGACCACCTTGATGCCTCTGATCTGGGCCGCTGCCCGACCCACTAGCCCCACTTCCTTCTTGGGCACGGATCACTGCTCCCATTCTCTCAGGATCCATGCAAGGATAAAACGCCCTGCCATGCTGAGGCACAGGCGGTGGGATATTAAAATAATGCATCTGTGGTGGCTGTTGTCGTTCCTGACTACCTGCAGCTCCTGGTGGCTGAAACTGGTTTTGCTGGTGTGCAACTGCATGCCGTCTAACTTCATTCGAATATGTTTCACCATCAGTTTTAGGTACTGGTGGTCGGCCCCACATTAGTTTAAGGTCTTGCTCTGAGACTCTTGCATCAATCCCACCAACATATAGGGTTCTAATGCTCTCATCCTCTGGGGGTTCCAGAGATGGCATTTCACCTGCCTTGTTCAGTAGTTTCAATGCAACTGGATCGTTAACTctgtaataataacaataataaaaaacaaaaagttaccaAAACAGACAAATGGCATATCAAGGATAATCATAAAAATCCATGTAAACATGATTAATTTTAGTCACGACAAATTAACTTTAACTGTTAGACAATTAAGGGTGTTTGGACTTGGTAGTTGCgttttaatattaattgatcAACTTCCGATAACAGTCAATAATGACACACGGTCTGGTATCTGGCTGTGCTCCTACTCTTAAAGgtttaataatgataaatcGGTAAATTTATGGCAAGTGTATCAAGTATTATTTAGGGTGTTGTTGCATATGTATGTCTGTAtgtgtggttgtggtggtggtggagatgggTGGGGGAGTAGATAATGAAAAGTCACATACCCGTAGTCACGGTCTTTAATAATCTGCTGGGATAACTCTCCAGTGACGGGCATCTCATGCCGGTAAGGGCATTCAGTGCCTCTTGTACATTCACCTCTAACGAAAAAACTGCAAATATGTGCTTTATTTCTCTTGTAATATGGTGTTGTCCTTTGCAGTTTCAAAATAGTTTCATTTGGTTGTTCCTTTCTATATGAGGATTCGTAATCTAGACCTGTTCTTGCCTGGTACagaaataaaacaatattaaaaaagaaatccACTGGTTCCACACTTATAGTTGATGGTAACTCATTTTTTCAAGAAGTATACACTTTGGAAACACTTAAAGCAAGTGACCGAtgacttaaaaataaaaaattatgtcaAGTTCTTGTTAGTGAAGACCACTTCAATAGGAATAAGAATAAGCAAGATGTTTTTCATAACATTTTCAgtaaaaaaagatgaaattaaATTGCAATTTCTGGTTTGGAACATAATCCGAATACATATAATTGAAAAGCTAACAGACACTGTTGGAAATTTTAAGGGGCATCTCAAAATGGGGATTCCTAACAATCTTCACAGAATTGTTGCATTATTTTTGAACAATGATATGTAGCAAAAAATAATAGATCAACTATAACATGAATTAGTAACATACCCTACGATCATGTTCCTCCGCGAAGTATTCTCTGTTCACATCACTCTTTGGGATGGAATCATTCGAGTTGATGCTGAGTGCAGTATCACAAACCTGAACCGGCAAACCATATTCAAGATCTAAAAGGCAGATTTGGCAAACATTTTTCAACTTGCTGCAAGTTCGGCAAATCTCACTCTTCTTGTACCTTGCATCCCTGCCCGGTTTCAACCTGAAGACTGTGAAGGGCCTCGTGCAGATCTTGCACTCCTTACCAAAGTTTTCTTTTGTCTGCACGTATATCAAAGTTGGTTAACGCTGTAATGAAGCAGATTAAACCACATTAACCATGCATGCCCTATTTTtgccatataaaaaaaaaacagaacaaAAAAGAAAGCGGGAAAGGTAAACCGACGCATGGACTTTTAGTAAGACCGATCAATTTGGgtgtctgtgtgtgtgtgtgtgtgtgtgtgtgtgacatCAAACAGTTCAAATAGATTGAACAGGTCAAACAGGGTTACAGTCGCAGAAAATCTATTTAAATCGTTTTTCAACTCAAATTTGTGTAAATTTTAGGTATTAGCATTAGTAGCATATATGTTTAACAAATGGCTATTTTGAAACCCTAACTTCCAATTACATATACAACTATaatgtgtatacatatatatattattgacaGAGGAGAATCGGAGATTGAttcagaaaaagaaaagaaaaaaaaaaattgtacctgATTCAGAGATTAGACGCGGTGACTGGTGTGTTATAGAAGAAAGATGTCACGTTTTGGTATTTAAGCGCCAATATAACCCGGGTTTTAAATAAGACCAGTGAGATAGCCCAAAATTACCCAATAGAAGTCCAGAATAGCCCAACTTTTAAGTTCAAAACCTCTAAtttttctatactatattataaatataaaagaaagaaaaaacttaatatttttatttaccatcccttaatatatttttatatgcactatcccttaacattaataattaaactacACTATCAattctttattatttaaaatatcttatttaatattttacatcaattaactaCACAATTCGACGTCTCCAtcaccaacagtcgcccccaCCATTACATTGTCGCTGCCACAACCACTTCCATATTGTACGGGTATCGTGCTAGTCATAAACGATAAACATAATTACATAGAATACAAgataatagaataaaaaaattacgttcattaactaaaaatttcgtgttctttcattagagatgcgactcgatatacttttgataacattttgtaatttttgttttttttttacttacacATAACCTACACATGTATAGGTTAAATGAAAAGTGTGATTCAGAacgggtttcgcccttaaggGAATTTATAAATGGTAGCTGGTTGAGGTGATAGgacatagagggtgataggtcatagtggatgataggtcatagtcgATGATCGGTGATttacctaacgggcttcgcTCTTAGCCGCtttggctccgccatggactgacgggtttcgcccttggccaccatggctctgccatggaaTGATGGGCTCCTcctttaaccttcattgttgtgtacaaaTGGtcatttagtaatttatatgtgaaaacaaagatcctacacatgtgtaagtacacaagtacaagaagaaaaaaaacaaaaattaaaaattcgtcaaaagtatatcgaatcacatctctaattaaagatgacaaaattttaagactacccatacacataattttcatattttattgaagagagaaaaagaagatgaataTGTATGGtctctcgcgttcttttttatttaagggTCTTCAAATAATCTTTCCTCTAAACAACTGATAAAGATAAATCTAATGTGTGAGCATAAATATTAATGCAATGCATAAacggatggatggatggatggatcgATATAGAGGATTATTACATGATGTATGTGACTAGAAAATTCTCATCTTCCCCTTTATTTGTTGTGTTTGTTTGGGAGAAAAACGCGAGTATTAAACAGGTgttcaaatttttttctttataactttTGGCATGGTACTCTAATTAGTTAGATTGATTTTCCATACATGGTACTCTTACAACTTAGATTAGAATTTCCATTTGACATGGTACTCTAAGTTAAGAAACTCCTTTGGATGGGCtctctgatcattcatcaaggGTTTGTTATTTACGAACCAAAAGGAAAAATAGATGGGAAAAAATCATGTACAAATCATGTTTCAAATTAACATGATAGAATTCAATATTTGACAAGAAGAACCAATTAACTGTTTTGGATACGTTGGTGGAGTTTTAAGTACAAAAGTGTCTTGAGGAACCAAACATTTGATCCAAGACAATTACCATGGCCATGACAATGGCAGGATCAATTACAGCTGGATTTACAATCAACTGGATAACATCTCCACCGAGTGCAACCCCTCCATTTGTTTCCTTAAGCCTGAATTGAGCTACACAACGCCGCctatcatcatacatcacacaACATTTCCTAGTGTATGATCGTTCAACCTCGTAAATAATACTAGCATTCTTGTTATTTGAAAATCCAATTGTGCTTATGGAAGCAAGGGAAGTGGTGTTGAGAGGGTTCATATGCTTCTTTACTGAAAACCGAGGTTTAACCATGCTGTCTCCTTCATACACTAGCCAGTTGTCTGATAAGCTTAACCTCTGCGAGTGATATATAGTAAATCAGCATGTTTGTATATAGCTAGCTACACATattatacaaacatatatgaaatttaacaAGATATATGAAATTTAACAAACCTTGCGATGAACAGTGAATAGAGGGCGGCCAGAAGCATTCATGAGAACGATCTCATCATTTTTTCCTTGGGCGGCATAGTTGTCTACTCGATAGACCAGATTACCGTTGGAATCAATCACCGTAAATCCATTGCAGTTGTAGAGTAGAGATTTCTTCCATACGGTTAACAACACCACATGATTCTTACTGGCTACTTGTTGTTCCTCCGGGTACACCTTTGTCATAATTAATGATCACGTATAAACTAATTAAGCTTGTAGGTAGATTGTGAAAGCAAAAGAGGGAAGTGAATGGTTTTTAGATATCTTGTGTCTGTATGATGGGAGGTTAAGGAAGTTTGTTGGTGCTTTTATAGTGCTAGCTAGTATTCAAATCAGGAATATGTACGTACGCAATGCACTCAAcattacttaaataaaaatgGAGAATCGGACATGGATATATGGCCGGTTTGATTATGTTAGACAAAAAGAAATTTAGAATAGTCACGTTTTTATATCtactaaaaacatgaaaatatatcaatattttgGATAAGTATaagaatcatatatatatatataggtgataTTAGCTTAAGTTGACCATAGATGTTATAGCATCCAATCCAAATCACTCGATATTATACTTTGTTTATTTTAAGCAATGTGCTTTTTCAATTCTTTACCAAGTAAAAGGctttgttttcttatatatttgaaCATGTTGACAATAgaaattatgtatataaatcaataaactttataaatttaataattagttacatataaagaaattttaagttatctatacttctaaattactatataaaaattatgagtccatgttgaaagtttaaaaaaatgggACAtacgaattgaccaaaatacctttaataaattaaatcatcatcaacccttaatattaaattataccaTGTCACCATTagttcattatattataaaatatctctactaaccccctttaaatcaaatacatttacctacaccaattgaTGTCGCCGCCACCGTCACCATCGGTCGCCGCCATCACACCACCGTCATCGTCGtctcgccgccgcattgcacatataccatgctcgttattatgttattattacatatacTAAAATCCAACTGCTTTTTCACAAGACTTTATGCATAATGTACAAGCTACATGACCTTCAGCATAATGTACAACATTATTAACTTTTTGGATCTGAACCCGACATTATCCCAAATTCCCAATTAatgatacacacacacacactcttttCTCGTCTTTCTTTTTTGCCCTTCTTCATAAACTACCAAGTCTTCAACCACCACCAGAACGACCGTTGGTAATATATGCCGATAAGTCGATGGCAGCAGTTTGTACTCTAAAGAAACTGGAGATGATATTTACAAACTTAAGAAAAAAACAAGGCTTATACCCTAACAAAAACATTAAatctggtaaaaaaaaaaggaattaaCTTAGAGTGAAAAACGTACATGTCGTCTCGGTTAGATTTTCCAGTCGTCCATTCAATGAGATCATACCTTCCCATTGCATTTTCCATCACGGCACCATCCGGTTGGATTTTCGGTCACCCACACCGCATAGGACGAACCACCGCTCCTTTCCTCTATTCTTGTTAATTGTTTGACAGGATCTGCCGTTAGATTAAATGACGAAATGTGATCATTATCCGTgtataaaggactaccagtgtcattttgaagtttaaaaaatgaaatgtgattttttggtaaaaccacaaggacgttGTGAAATTAACTCCAACATTTATCCTTTCACGTGCAAGTAACCGAGTAACGGCAATAGAATGAGACGGAGCTTCGATtcttagggttttggacttgaGTTTCTTTGAAAATGACTCCATATGTAAAACTTTGCAAATGCATGGATATGAGTCATACACTCATATAACACACCATAGTacttttaactttataatatttataaatttaagctCTTTATAATATTTATGAATTTAAGCTCTAcccaaaataaaagaaaatcatgcTATTGTGACCGCAAActtaaaactaataattttatGACTTGAAAAAAGTTAAGTTAGATAACAAAAAATCAACAATGACAATAacaaacatattatattttaaaaaaactggTATATGTTTAAATTACTTTTGTTGTACTTTTTTAAGAGTCTTGAGACTCAAAACCGTTTATGGTTACCTATAAGAGAGCTTAAGACGTAAACAATTTTATCCATTTTTAACACAGTGGGTAATGCAACCACGATTTGGCTTAAAgggttatataatatttacattTTGTTACGTACGTATCAGTGACATCGTACATTTTTCCTAAAGAAATGTTTTATTGACATTAGCCAACAGTATAGATAATtatcccggggcaacgcccggggcAATATATCTAGTATGCAATATATCTAGTATCTTCTAAAAAGTAATATGCTATGTACCATATACTATGCGCAACGTACAATGTCTCACCTGTACAACTTAATTATATTGCATTTTTTACAGCTTTCACAAATCTACAATGCCATTGTACAGTAGGTGGGTCTTTTGTGTATCCGCCAAGACTCTTCACTTGGAACAACCATTCTCTTCTCACTTTTTGTAATACGAATAACCTACACATATTTGAAGCTAACAAAGTATGTTCCCTTCTTTTATGTTTTccactattaaattaaatttacattGTAGGAAACAAAATACAATTTAAACATCAActccttttttcttcttcttcgttAATAGGTTgttcctttttttattattatttcttaataaatgaACTATTTAAGGCTTTCTTGCATATTCGAAgctatattttatatgtattagagttttttttttttttttacggatTCTTAAATGATGGCCGGATTGCTGTTTGCCATTTCATTCTTTATTcactttaaataatttttaatttaggtTAAAGAAGTCAGTGCATTTGTCAAAGATGACAATTATAATCAAAATTTGGCCACTTCGTTTCTCAAATTTGAATTATTTATCTTCTATGTTGCAATTTCTACctttatattgtgtttgggtACTCTATTCTCATCTTTCATCAACTGCAAAATGTGTTGCAAGGTATGTTATCTCTGTACATTATTATTTGCTTATAGTGCACCTATCTTCTTTGTTATATgtacttatttcttttactacCTCTATTACATGTACTAACGAATAGAGACTTGCAAATGTACATTTACGACACTGAATGAAATCTCTAACGGACTACAAGTCTTCAGCGACAACGCTCGATCTcaactttttaaacttttacaatGTAACCTTTCGGACCAGAAGCAACCAGACATCGGGCGCATAAGCGTTTTAGCTTTGaagtgaaaattcaaaaagtttCATGGTATGTTATTGGTGCACCACCCGGATTAGAAGAAGAGCGTGCATGTCCTTCtaaattgttttataattataacgGATATAGAAATAAAATCACTTATATCCAATTATAATTTGTTTACTTCATATGTTTTACAAGACTTACTTTCTAAATTATATAGGTCCAAAGTCTTGAATAACATGTATCCACTCATGATTTTCAAATGCTTACTAAAAAAATTCGAATCTAACATAGGTACAAGGACCTAATTCTTTTGTTAAAACTATATACACATCCGCCTCTTCAATTTAACGACCTTTTAACGTCGCCTTCAAACCGTTGTTACGGGTTATATTTTCGATCTTGCTTTGCCCCTACAAATTCAGGTAAACATaaagaaatacaaatataatcTGCCATACAACTCGGATCAGAATCATATGTCGGCAGCCAATAACCACCAACAAATTCACATCTActgtaaagaaaaaaatagaaaaagctCGGGCTTTTGAAAAATCATTACTCAATGACATTGGCATCACCAAATAACTGGTTGGatatattttcaatatatatagagagggagaacaaaatctatatttttgataaaaatcgTTTAGCAATGATGATGTTGGCCCCTTTGTGTGGAACACCATACATTTTTGTATTTGAAGGCTAAGATAGAGTTTGAAATAAAACTTCATTAAAATGGTCATAACTTTTGCTACAAGGCTTTGTTTTTAGAGTATGACCATTTGAAACGACCATTGGAACTTGAAACAGgcttttttatgagtttttatgtttttatgtagATTTTCGGATTTTTTAACTTTCGTTTAGTTATAACTTTTGGCTTACTTATGTTTTTAGACCCGTTTGAAATTTACATGTCTTTTTATATGGTTGTAATTAGGCATGGAGATGCATGGATAAGTTCTATCAATACAAGAATTCCGTTTTTTTTCTCTATACACAAGTGCGTGTCTAGTGTGTGAATTTACAGATTATGAGTATTCGAACCAACGATAATATGAAGAGTTGTTTCTAGTATTACATGAATCAACAAATCTTATTATTTATCTAGTATTACATCTCCAAAAGTTTTTCACCCTTTTACTAAATAAAACtcaattaaaaataagataCGTCTTAGCGACGTTAATGTCATTGAATCTGAAAGTCAAAAGGTAATTTTATTTTGCCCTCTAATAAATTCTTTAGCAAATATCATCGTCAAAATTATGCGTCGCCCTCGTCAAAAATATGAGTTGCCAAAAGGTCATTACTTTGTAGTGACATCCTCCTCATTTCGGCTGCGGGGATGTGAAATACATCATCTATATACTGTACTTAAGCAAGCAATTAAGCTTTGGTCAATCGTAAAAGTTCTAATTATGGAGATATAGAGATGAAGAGTTCAATCTTTATTCATTGCACGTCAGAGTTTCTATTTGCAAAGTCATCTTTTTACTTTAAGTGAGACAAAGTTGTCTACCTCTCATTCCCTCCCATACACTACTAAAAATAGTATTGAAACTCGTGACTCATATCAACATCATTACTTTACTTTCCTTTTAGTTGTAGTCTACTTATCTATTGTAAGTTAGCTTTAGAACAAATATTCATGGATCGTATTCCTTTATCTAAATAATCCGTGACACTTTCGTTTATTGTTTTTccaaactagtttttttttttttttaaagttagtttcgattcagacgtgctggagacgattttaaccaacaaattaaATCGATGAACCTCCAACCTCCTCCTCGTGGAAAATACCTTTGAGATAGCTAGTTTGTAACAAACTAAGGCTCAACACAAACATATCACAATCGTTTATTAATACATATCATACGTTAATACAACATTCGTTATTTGTAACTTAATATAGCAACCTAAAGAAGATTAATTACCTTTTGATTAAGAGAAGAAATCCATTGATCAGCCCAAAGGTCATTAGAAAAGACGTTTAAAGGAAGAAAACGACATTAGTGTACGtgaataataagttattaagtCTTTAATATTATGAGTGGGCTTATAGTGACTGACCTAACTATGCACTACATGTATATTTTGGAATAAACATGTATATTTTGGAATAAAGTGTTTGTTTTAAGCCACAAATTATTCGATTTATCGGAGGTTACCCTAAAAATCAACCCATTCATTCAAATCTTGTTCCTATTTTACataaaattaagattttaatcatTCCCTTCAAATCTAGATGATAGATTATTTGTAAGTTGTTTGTTGACTTGTTGTGGTACCTTTATATTATAACTAATTTGGTGATATATTTAGTAGTAATACACAAGGTTTATCTGGCCCATCCAAGGTACATGTTGGAATATTTTATACAAAGAGAATATTAGCATACACAAATTCCCTAGATTTGTTTTCTAGTAACTCATGTCACATGAACTACCAATCATCCATGACTTTATCATTTTTTGGCGCACATAGACTTTCGATACCATATCTTGTTTTAGTGTTAACTAGTTTCTGATAAACGGATGGTTTTggaaatattaatttatatatatttcttgttatgacttcaaaaattttcacaaaacaaaataaaaagataacataataaacaattaattactaaaaaatgctcaaaatcatttatatatatatacctattcACAAATAACCCAATAAAGAAAGTAATTAAACGTACACTACGTAAGTAGTTGTACACGGACGTGACGATGTAGGCCACACACTCAAGAGGAACTTTCAATATTACTATCTatctattaaatataaaaataaatacacatGATATAAAAGTTAACATTGTcgatatatataagatataggATCCACAAACTCCAAGTACAATTACATCGAATTCACCTCCCAAAAACACATAAACTAAATTAATTGCTAGCTAACTAACTAGTTGTAAATtgatcaaaaaataaataattaaaaggatgTCTAGGATTCATCCATCATCCAGTGGAATATCACAAGACTTGCAAAATGATCATGATGTGGATCATCCAGTTGTTGAAGTTCCGCCTTCGAGTCCCAAACACACGACTCTTACTGTATGGAAAAGATCAAGCATGAGCTTCCAAGGCACCGATGGGTTCACGGTCTATGATCGTCATGGAAGCCTTGCTTTTCGTGTTGACAACTACTCCAGGAATAGTCGGTCTTGCTCCTCTCTAGGCGCTAACGGTACtggtagtagtagtggtagTAAAGCTCTCATCCTCATGGATGGATCCGGAACACCATTGTTAACTCTCAAGCCACAGGTTCATATGTCTTTTTATATAActcaaactatatatttatagtCATACTTTCATGGAACCcagaatatgtatatatagttacaGTTTTGgttcaaacaaaacaaatattattaaagtaaaacaatcaTTTTCGCTTAACTGGAAATTGttatgcatcatgaaaatcttcGTATATCAGTGTATATCCTTGTGCTCTATGAATCTATCTTTGTGCCAGTAATCAAAAccttatattatttgttttttattaatacttgttttacaataaccagtCTCAACTAATTATAACGTAAAGTGGCtttcttttagtgaaataaatagaaaatcttGTGTTAAAACTGCCAATTAAATTACAGATATTCTGCATTCAAAATCAGTGGAATGGATTTCTTTACAACGAAGACCATAAAGGATTTCCGAAGAGCGACCAAAAGATATTCATGATGAGGAGACCAAATTCAAAGTTTGTATTCGGACAAACCAAAAACAAGGAAACACAATGTGAAGCCGAAGTTTTTTTTATCCATCCTAGTAAAGAATCTGAAGCAGAAGGTGGTTGTAAGGAACCATCACGACGACAACCGGATTATAGAATAGAAGGGTCATTTTGGAACCGTAATTGCAAGATTAGAAGCACTACTAGCGGAGAAGTGGCAGCCAAGATTATGAGGAAAAGAACAACTACAACAACAATGACTAGTAGTACACTAATATTGAGTGAAGAAGTATTTAGCCTCGTGGTGCAGCCCGGCTTTGATCCTCAGATTATCATGGCTTTCGTTATCATTCTGGACCGTATATGTGTCAAACCGGTTTTCACCCCTTTGGTGTGTTCTTAAATTCTTGAAATTGTTATTGATCAAGCCTTTGTTGGCTgtcatttttctgtttttcattaaTCTCCTCAACAAATTCTCCATTTTGGTTCATATTATTAcaagggtaatgatcaatcctcctaaattattagtctaaaaatcctcctaattaataggattgtgacatgtggaaaatcagggggtgagattaggaaagagaattaatggattccatgtgttaacaagtggatatattaagaGGATTTTCAGGAGGATTGGTTAGAAAGATTCATCTGACCATCTTAGGCCATTCTTGATATCCTTATTACAAATGTAGTAATTAAGAACTATATATGCAAAAGTTAAAGACATGGGAAGAACCTTAAAACAGAAGTCACTCAAATAAAATTTGCagtaataaaaaatgaaactgTTTGGTAACatcatttttttgtaaaaacttaATCTTCAACTGAGTCAGCAAAATTAGACCATCAATTTCCAGTTGTCTTTACTTCAACCACTTGTTTGAACatatatgaaatataatatGTTACTGACCTGGCCTACGATCCATTTCGGAATAGAAGTTTTGGCTCTACTTGTTTGAAAGAACATAATAGATATGAAAACGATaggggtgtgtttggttggaTAAAATACtctctattttcatttttattttccatgAAAATATAGAAAACAGAAACTTGTTTTAATCATAGTATTTAAgaatatttttcaagaaaacaaaaaataatgttttccatttttctataaaaaacttgaaaacatttttttcttattttcctttttcatttttcattcccttactttttttcattaaatatgGGTTGTCATCTCGAGGGGATGAATGGTTGATTTAGGgatttgttggcgattccccggaGGTATAAAGCATGGTGGTGCTTAACGCCATGTAATGTGAATGTGATTGGGattgatgggtgtttttggttatttgttgcCGATTCCTTGAAGGTAGGGCCttagcctctttacgccaattgtATGTATGTAATGTATAGCCGATTATGATCGTTCTATTGAATGAGTTTTAGATCTGATCGATCGTATTTAGCATGCCCATGGAAGGATATTATCATATCCCGATATTCAATTATGCTTTTGCCTAATCATCGTaggttgtgtgggcttcgggACGGAGAGTCATCGTCTCACCGCATGTTGCTGACATGTGAGGATATTATTGTAAGTTGCTAGAGCAAATCTAATAGAAAAAAGAGGATGTCCAgatctgtgtgtgtgttttctgaAGAGGGGGAGAATGAGAATTTAGGTTTAGactcatccatatatatagggatggta
Coding sequences within:
- the LOC122590559 gene encoding protein LURP-one-related 8-like, with the protein product MTKVYPEEQQVASKNHVVLLTVWKKSLLYNCNGFTVIDSNGNLVYRVDNYAAQGKNDEIVLMNASGRPLFTVHRKRLSLSDNWLVYEGDSMVKPRFSVKKHMNPLNTTSLASISTIGFSNNKNASIIYEVERSYTRKCCVMYDDRRRCVAQFRLKETNGGVALGGDVIQLIVNPAVIDPAIVMAMVIVLDQMFGSSRHFCT
- the LOC122594688 gene encoding protein LURP-one-related 5-like, with amino-acid sequence MSFQGTDGFTVYDRHGSLAFRVDNYSRNSRSCSSLGANGTGSSSGSKALILMDGSGTPLLTLKPQIFCIQNQWNGFLYNEDHKGFPKSDQKIFMMRRPNSKFVFGQTKNKETQCEAEVFFIHPSKESEAEGGCKEPSRRQPDYRIEGSFWNRNCKIRSTTSGEVAAKIMRKRTTTTTMTSSTLILSEEVFSLVVQPGFDPQIIMAFVIILDRICVKPVFTPLVCS
- the LOC122591709 gene encoding zinc finger CCCH domain-containing protein 49-like is translated as MAEPKRLRAKPVSTIPVQYGSGCGSDNVMVGATTKENFGKECKICTRPFTVFRLKPGRDARYKKSEICRTCSKLKNVCQICLLDLEYGLPVQVCDTALSINSNDSIPKSDVNREYFAEEHDRRARTGLDYESSYRKEQPNETILKLQRTTPYYKRNKAHICSFFVRGECTRGTECPYRHEMPVTGELSQQIIKDRDYGVNDPVALKLLNKAGEMPSLEPPEDESIRTLYVGGIDARVSEQDLKLMWGRPPVPKTDGETYSNEVRRHAVAHQQNQFQPPGAAGSQERQQPPQMHYFNIPPPVPQHGRAFYPCMDPERMGAVIRAQEGSGASGSGSGPDQRHQGGPELAAYPPPSFPSQDGGHYYPLYFQPGPPPSYGSPLSYQQYPPLSHPSTMPPPGPNAEQPYQQKAPADAAVIGPLLPLTDPMY